Below is a genomic region from Vanessa atalanta chromosome W, ilVanAtal1.2, whole genome shotgun sequence.
CCGCTTAGTTCGAGACCACCTTAACGAGGAATATCCAGACAGATGGATAGGGCGGGCTGGTACAATCTCATGGCCCGCCCGCTCACCCGATTTAAATcctctagattttttttactggGGAGCAGTAAAGGAAAAAGTCTATTCCAAGTCGATTGAAAATGTAGAAGAGCTTAGACAGAGAATAGCGGAAGTAgtagaatttgtaaataatggaAGATTTGCCCACCTCATTTCACGATCTTTTTTAAGGAGATGTCGAGCTTTCAGCATTGCTGCTGAAGGACGGCAATTTGaacatcttttataaaaaaaaagtaataaaaatcataaaaaagaaactgtCTATTTTACTCTAGTTTACTTATTTGCGTCCGTATGTCATAAGCGTCACTATCTGTCTCGCTCACACTTTATGGAATGCCTCTCTCCATCTTATTTAAACCACGCTGTGGTCAATAGGAACGCTTTGAGTGCACTAGAatcgttttttgtaatttcaaagagatTGTTGAAAacagactttgtttaacaaaaaaaaattttatggcCGATCTAAGAAATAAAGGAGTAAGTGTTATACTACGTTAGAATCCTTATTATGTGTTCCGTTTGACGTCCGAAGTCCATTATGAGAGAGGGCATCGTCTTTCCTTGTCTTGTCGTTAGATGTCGCTACTTTACCGTCACGTGAACGCTCCTGTAGCGCCACTAGTGGCCAAATCTGTAACTAACTAACAGCACCAAGAAAGCCACCATTCCGAAGTCATTGTTGCGTCATTTTTCAAGCCGTACGCAAGTCGTTAGAGattcatgtaaaataaagttttcaattgaattttaattttataaaaaatttaaataaattaactttcgaGATTAAAGTAGAAAGTTACTTGCTTAAGACTTAAAACCGGTCACGTGAAAATGAACAACGAAGATAAAATAGCCGTGCAAAGCGTGGATGAGCTTGGCGACCACGATCCTGGTCGTTTACAAGGGGTACCGCCCTCATCATCGTGCGAATCAAGGTCTTCGAGTTCAGATTCAAGTTCGAATGAGGATGACGAGCCTCCATCAAAGAGGCGACGGCGCCATCACAGCCATAGCATTTCCATGCGAGAAATAGACCGAAGATTTGAATTACTGTCTCAACAGCTGGTAAGTCACGttcataatattgtaaacacaaattactcTATCACACAGCCAAGTATATCCTGTTCCGCAACGACTCCTGCTCTTGGAGAGATTAACAATAATACATTAGACGACCCCTTTTTACAACCGCCAGCCTTGGTAAAGGATATAGCGGAACTAGATGTTTCTGTTAAAGAACCAGCCGTGCCAAAAGCGAACCCGGACCGGGTTACTAAGTTAGCTTCCATGCAAAGGTTCGACTCACCAGATTGGAACTCTGTGCGGTATACTGAGGTACAAAAGAAGTATACTGCCTTTCCGGCTTTCACAGAGCTAAAAGTAAATGAGGAGTTACGACATCTGGAGGATCCGTACGCTCCGCTTAGGTGGTTTCAGATGGAACGTAGCTTTGCTGCTTTGTCAAATGCGTTTTTAGCACAGAATGAATTTGTTAACTTAGCCTTACGTAGTTTGATTGATTGGTCCGCTAAACCAGGTGCACAATTAACTTCATCTTCAATTTATGACAAATTGAAAGAGCTATTTGGTAATGAATCACAATACAAAACTGTTTCTCATGACATCTTACAAATAGTGTGTGGTAAACGTGCAGAGGTTATAGAACTACGACGTAAAGCGCTCCTTAAAGGATTAAAAGGTAAATATGTACGAGAAGATATTGAAAAAATTCCCCCCTCTGCAGAATACATGTTCAATCCACAAGGTTTAGCagcttatttacaaaaaataggtggtattaataaattagacaAAGATATCGCGACACAACCTAAATCATTTGTTCGTTCGAAATCGCCGGTGCGTTCTAAATCACCGATAGTTTCTATTTCCCGGGAGAAGCCCTTTCGTTTCCAACAAAATAAAGCGAAGCAAGGAAAAAATAGAAAGCGTAATTTCGACGACCACGACAAAAAGAGAAGAGGGGGGCGAAAAGACCAGCACAGtagaaataaacacaaatgactGGACGCAGTTTTCAGGCGGCTGTCTGATGCTTTATCACAGTGTGTGGGTCAAATTAAATCCACCCAAAGCAATTCTAAGATTAATCTCTGCTGCTCGCATACCGTTCAGCCAGACGCCGCCATTAATTTTACCTACGTCAGACATAATGAGAAGATTTCAAACGCCGAGTTCAGTAGTAATGTCTTTAGAAATTCAATCCATGATTCAACATCGAATTCTCGAGCCCGCACCGCCAACTCCATCTTTCATATCCCCACTTTTCATTATAACGAAGAACAATGGAAAAAATCGTGTGATCTTCAACTTGAGGGCATTGAATCAATTCATGAAACCAAAACATTTTTACCTGTTTCATCATCATCGAATGCCAACATTTTTACAAACAAGCGATTGGATGGTAAAACTCGATATAAGCCAAGCATACTACCATCTGCCAATAATGGAAAGTCATCGTTGTTTTTTACGAGTCAGTTACGAAGGCCAATTGCTGCAGATGACATGTCTACCCTTTGGGCTCGCGGCAGCCCCGAAGATGTTTGCATCGGTCACAAATTGGACTGCCGAAATGTTACGCAGAAAGGGCCTTCGCCTGAAAGTTTATTTGGACGACTTTTTAATAGCCCATCAACACAGAGACACCCTGAAAACCCATGTTCAAATGGCAATCGAGTTCCTCAACAGACTTGGTTGGCATATCAACATGAACAAGTCTATACTCAACCCGACAATGTCTTTAGAGTTTCTCGGTATCGTCTGGAACACACAACACAACATCAAAAGTTTACCTCTAGAAAAAGTAAGAAAAGTCCGCCAATATCTAATGTCTCGCTTGACAGCAGGCATTTGGACCCTCAAGCAGGCGCAACGCCTCTTAGGGTATCTCAACTTTGCGACCTTCGTCACCCTCTGGGGAAGGTTGCATTGCCGTACGCTGCAGCGCCACAGCAATCTTCTACAGAAACACTCACGCCGGCCTAGTGTATTCGGAGACGAGGTACGAAAGGAATTGAAATGGTGGCTAGACAATATCGATCAAATTCACCCCGTAAAACTACCAGTCAATTACGTGGTTACAGACGCCTCGGACATTCAATGGGGTGCTTTGGTGAACAACAACTCACTAAAAGGCAGTTGGAGTCAAGATCAGCTGGGCTGGCACtgcaatttaaaagaaatgcaTGCAGTGATAGCGGCCATCTCGTCACAAGCGAATGTTCTAAAAAATTCAACCGTGATCTTACAGAGCGACAACAAGACGGTAGTATCGTATATAAAGAACGAGGGTGGAACAAGATCTCAAAAACTTTTGGAGTTGACCAAACACCTCCTGGGACTAATAGACAGCCTGAACGTTGTACTCCTCCCTCACCATCTACCGGGAATGTACAATACGGAAGCCGATCACCTCTCGCGCAATCGCGCCGGCTCCGAATGGCATCTTTTGAGCGAAGGAACAAAGAAGGTGTTCAAACTGTGGGGAACACCAGAACTAGATCTGTTCGCCTCAAAAAACGCTCACGTCGTTTCGAAGTATGTGTCGCTAGACTTATCAGACTCGAACGCCTACTTTCACGACGCTTTCAGCAGATGTTGGACATACAATCTTGCTTGGATCTTTCCTCCGCCAAGTCTGCTTCCACGGGTTCTACACCATTTGAACTCGGCCAGAGGAAAGTTCATAATAATAGCGCCGAAGTGGAAAAAACCCTTTTGGCGTCCAGATCTCAAGAACCGCTCCCTAGCACGTCCTTTAAAAATAAGGAACCTGAATATAACATTAGTGGATACAGTGTCGGGTCGCCCTCCAGCACAAGTGCACAACCTACAGCTGGAAGCCTGGCTAGTTTCGGCTGGGACACCTTGACAGAGGATTGGTCTGCACAAGAAAAACATCTTTTGTCGACGTGTTGGAGGACTTctacaattaaaacatacatcCCCATATGGAACAGATGGTCCCAATGGTGTAGTGAAAATAATGTAAGCTGTCGTCAACCGGCACCTGCCGCGGTAGCCAGGTATTTAGCAAAACTCTTCCTTACTGATAGATTAGCTTATCGCACTATTCTTGTACATAAATCCGTTATAGCGTCAGTTTGTGAAACACTATCTGATACTAAAATATCctcaaataatttagttaagcaTATTTTAAAAGCGGTGTCTTTAGCAAGACCAATTCCACCGAAATTACCAATATGGGATGCAAGAattgtaattaactttttaaaaaacacaaGTCCAAATCTTTTTAGTCTTTATGAGGTTTCTAGGCGTACTgccataattattttgttggcCTCGGGGCGTAGAGTCCACGATTTAACTCTTTTGCGTTGTGACTCTACACATTTAATTGATAATGGGAATTCAATAACCCTGCATCCTGTATTCGGTTCAAAAACTGACTCTGCATCGTATCAGCAGTCTATTTGGACTTTACTATCATCACCGGATAGAAATACAAATCCTTTGTTTTGGCTAAGAACCCTGCTTAATGTTTCTAAGAAGGTTAGAGGCTCTCTGACAAATTTGTTTATCACTACTAGAGAGCCTCATAGACCAGCCACCGCTGTTATCATAGGTGGCTGGGTAAAGCGAACTCTTTCTGATGCTGGAATCGAAGCTACGCCTGGTAGCTTGAGATCAGCAGTTTCATCTCTAAACTACTTAGAGAAGTACCCATTAGATGATATTTTAGCTAAAGCTAACTGGCGCcatgaaaatacatttaaaaaatactactttaaAAATGTAGATGAAAGTGGCCTTAACAATAAATCTGAGAAGTCACTCTCTAAATATTTCTCAgtcacaaattaataaattacaatataatttaattgaatgtaatttGAATTGAACTAAtgatcgataaaaaaaaatatatatatatttcgattatttatttatttttatttttaatgtaatattatgtatactatGTGATATTCATGTAACTTTGCTTAACTtgcattaaaagtataatcacATTGTTgcgtttttattatacaagcCACCAGGAGATAACAAACATGTCTCTCATAATGGACTTCGGACGTCAAACggaacacataatatataaattttaccttaaaataaaatttgtattatgtttCCTGAGACGTCCGAAGTCCAGATAATGTCTTCCTGGTGTGTAATACACATACcaacatcattatcattatgAGACGAACAATGACTTCGGAATGGTGGCTTTCTTGGTGCTGTTAGTTAGTTACAGATTTGGCCACAAGTGGCGCTACAGGAGCGTTCACGTGACGGTAAAGTAGCGACATCTAACGACAAGACAAGGAAAGACGATGCCCTCTCTCATAATGGACTTCGGACGTCTCAGGaaacataatacaaattttattttaaggtaaaatttatatattaaatgcgcTAACTTTTAAAGCTgcagtagtacatttttttttcaggacgaTCAGTTGAAGTAGAGCGAAAAATTAATCTTGAAAACTTGGTAcggtataaaatgacattttcctACAAGTTGGAGTGATCGGCACAGGGTTTAGGATCATAGGTTACATAAAGCACTATTCGGGATgacgtaagagaaaaaaaattggcaaaaagtaaatatttgtaacaacaggAATGAAAAAACGGTTACATGGTGTACATTTtctggaataaaagaaaaatttccataacttcaaaaatacatgacttaaattttttttttaatttttctgataactCGTGTGGCATTACCTGTCAGGAAATTTCGGCTTGACGTCGACCTACGGGACACTCTGTATAGGCTCGATAGGAATGTCCCATATCCCCATATGTGTATGTGTAGCCCTAATAGTGCATAAATCTATAACGTCAAAATgggttaattttcaaaataataacttgGACTAGGAAATTATTTGGATTAAAGTCTTTAACTGCGACCAActggaaaatattatatgtatatattgctcTCATGAAGTTTATATGGCACAggcaaaagtcaaagtcaaagtcaaaaatctttattcaatatagaagtgtttacacttgcttattgattgtcaaaaatctaccaccggttcggaatttagcacctcggacctgagaagaaccggcgaaagaaactcagcgggatatatttctttttttttttaaccattttccatgtacaatgataattatattttagttattt
It encodes:
- the LOC125075507 gene encoding uncharacterized protein LOC125075507 → MLRRKGLRLKVYLDDFLIAHQHRDTLKTHVQMAIEFLNRLGWHINMNKSILNPTMSLEFLGIVWNTQHNIKSLPLEKVRKVRQYLMSRLTAGIWTLKQAQRLLGYLNFATFVTLWGRLHCRTLQRHSNLLQKHSRRPSVFGDEVRKELKWWLDNIDQIHPVKLPVNYVVTDASDIQWGALVNNNSLKGSWSQDQLGWHCNLKEMHAVIAAISSQANVLKNSTVILQSDNKTVVSYIKNEGGTRSQKLLELTKHLLGLIDSLNVVLLPHHLPGMYNTEADHLSRNRAGSEWHLLSEGTKKVFKLWGTPELDLFASKNAHVVSKYVSLDLSDSNAYFHDAFSRCWTYNLAWIFPPPSLLPRVLHHLNSARGKFIIIAPKWKKPFWRPDLKNRSLARPLKIRNLNITLVDTVSGRPPAQVHNLQLEAWLVSAGTP